TCATCACGTCTGCTACTACCTCTACCGCAGCGACAGTCATCAGGACTGTCATCACGCCTGCTTTTACCCCTACCGCAAccgcatttattttttttacaaccacattcatgtttttttttacaaccaCATCGTCTGTAGTCATCCTGTGTGTTTTCTTCAAGCCTTTCGTCACCTACCTCGTCGTCAGGACTATCGTCATTACGCCTGTTTTTACCCTTACCGCAACCACGACCACATTTATCTTTTTTACAACACTTATTGCAACCACATCGTCTGCTTTCTTCTTGCCAGTCGTTATCTTGTTCATTTTCTTCTAGTTTGTCATTATCTCGTCTATTTACTTCTAGTCTGTCATTATCTTGTCTATATACGTCTAGTGAGTCACTGTCTCGTCTATATTTGTCTCGTGAGTCGTTATCTCGTCTGCTTTCTTCTCCCCAATCGTTATCACGTCTGCTGTTATCTTGCCAGTTATTATTTCGTCTGCTTTCGTCTTGTTCGTTATTTAGTCTGACGTCATCACTCCTATCGCTTTCGCGTCTGTTTTCCCGTTCAAGTCTCTGCGAATTTAAAATCGAGCTGTTATATGAAGTTTAGTATGAAATTGTTTACTGTTTTCTCTGTGATTAAGATACAAAATGCATTGACTGCCGGTTTTATATGTCACTATTCACATAAATTGTCATCAGAATAAGAATTTGAATACAAGTTTACCGTCAAATCCATGTAAATAACGTAGTTTCTTAATAGATGCTCAGTCTGAAGACCCTAGTATAAGTTATTCAGGACTGAACGTAGTACTAGTTATTGGTCAGtaacagaagtcattggataattttccctattcaaaataaatacggTGCTATTTACTA
The Spodoptera frugiperda isolate SF20-4 chromosome 17, AGI-APGP_CSIRO_Sfru_2.0, whole genome shotgun sequence DNA segment above includes these coding regions:
- the LOC118276875 gene encoding protein PIF-like isoform X1 encodes the protein MRLIILFSLGLVVVLAAPQVEDRDNDGGERDRDDDDDDDDDKDDDLRLERENRRESDRSDDVRLNNEQDESRRNNNWQDNSRRDNDWGEESRRDNDSRDKYRRDSDSLDVYRQDNDRLEVNRRDNDKLEENEQDNDWQEESRRCGCNKCCKKDKCGRGCGKGKNRRNDDSPDDEVGDERLEENTQDDYRRCGCKKKHECGCKKNKCGCGRGKSRRDDSPDDCRCGRGSSRRDDDSPDDSRQDGDKNIQESEKLNVDGRRNYDWQDNDRRDDYRPDDDRRERRSNNEAENSEAWNADWQI
- the LOC118276875 gene encoding protein PFC0760c-like isoform X3, with product MRLIILFSLGLVVVLAAPQVEDRDNDGGERDRDDDDDDDDDKDDDLRLERENRRESDRSDDVRLNNEQDESRRNNNWQDNSRRDNDWGEESRRDNDSRDKYRRDSDSLDVYRQDNDRLEVNRRDNDKLEENEQDNDWQEESRRCGCNKCCKKDKCGRGCGKGKNRRNDDSPDDEVGDERLEENTQDDYRRCGCKKKHECGCKKNKCGCGRGKSRRDDSPDDCRCGRGSSRRDDDSPDDSRQDGDKNIQESEKLNVDGRRNYDWQDNDRRDDYRPDEAENSEAWNADWQI
- the LOC118276875 gene encoding protein PIF-like isoform X2 yields the protein MRLIILFSLGLVVVLAAPVEDRDNDGGERDRDDDDDDDDDKDDDLRLERENRRESDRSDDVRLNNEQDESRRNNNWQDNSRRDNDWGEESRRDNDSRDKYRRDSDSLDVYRQDNDRLEVNRRDNDKLEENEQDNDWQEESRRCGCNKCCKKDKCGRGCGKGKNRRNDDSPDDEVGDERLEENTQDDYRRCGCKKKHECGCKKNKCGCGRGKSRRDDSPDDCRCGRGSSRRDDDSPDDSRQDGDKNIQESEKLNVDGRRNYDWQDNDRRDDYRPDDDRRERRSNNEAENSEAWNADWQI